One window from the genome of Tolypothrix sp. NIES-4075 encodes:
- the ahcY gene encoding adenosylhomocysteinase, translating to MTATSPRLKHEVKDLALAPLGRQRIEWAGREMPVLRQIRDRFAQEKPFAGIRISACCHVTTETAHLAIALKAGGADALLIASNPLSTQDDVAACLVADYDIPVFAIKGEDNDTYHRHVQIALDHRPNIIIDDGSDVVATLIQQRPHQIADLIGTTEETTTGIVRLRAMFRDGVLTFPAMNVNDADTKHFFDNRYGTGQSTLDGIIRATNVLLAGKNIVVVGYGWCGKGTALRARGLGANVIVTEIDPIRAIEAVMDGFRVLPMAEAASVGDLFITVTGNKHVIRGEHFDVMKDGAIVCNSGHFDLEIDLKTLAEKATEVKNVRPFTQEYRLNSGKSIVVLGEGRLINLAAAEGHPSAVMDMSFANQALAAEYLVKNKGKLQAGLHSIPTEVDKNIALLKLQAMGIEIDTLTADQDEYINSWTSGT from the coding sequence ATGACCGCAACTTCTCCCCGATTAAAGCACGAGGTTAAAGACCTCGCCCTAGCTCCCTTGGGAAGACAGCGCATAGAATGGGCTGGACGCGAAATGCCAGTATTGCGGCAAATTCGCGATCGCTTCGCCCAAGAGAAACCCTTTGCAGGGATTCGGATTTCAGCTTGCTGCCACGTAACAACAGAAACAGCGCATTTAGCGATCGCTCTCAAAGCAGGTGGTGCAGATGCCCTCCTGATTGCTAGCAATCCCCTATCAACTCAAGATGACGTAGCCGCGTGTCTCGTCGCCGATTACGATATTCCCGTCTTTGCCATCAAAGGTGAAGATAACGACACTTATCACCGTCACGTCCAAATAGCCTTAGATCACCGTCCCAACATCATTATTGATGACGGTTCTGATGTAGTTGCAACTTTAATTCAACAACGTCCGCATCAAATCGCTGACTTGATTGGCACCACCGAAGAAACCACAACCGGAATCGTGCGCTTGCGTGCCATGTTCCGAGACGGTGTGCTAACATTCCCGGCGATGAACGTCAATGATGCTGACACCAAGCACTTCTTTGACAACCGCTACGGTACAGGTCAATCAACTTTAGACGGTATTATCCGCGCTACCAACGTTCTGCTTGCTGGTAAAAACATTGTCGTAGTTGGTTACGGCTGGTGTGGTAAAGGAACCGCACTCCGCGCACGCGGACTCGGTGCAAACGTAATTGTCACCGAAATTGACCCCATCAGAGCAATTGAAGCCGTAATGGATGGTTTCCGCGTCCTACCAATGGCGGAAGCTGCATCCGTTGGCGATTTGTTTATTACAGTTACTGGTAACAAGCACGTCATTCGCGGCGAACATTTCGATGTCATGAAAGATGGCGCAATTGTTTGTAACTCCGGTCACTTCGATTTGGAAATTGACCTAAAAACCTTGGCTGAAAAAGCAACGGAAGTTAAAAATGTCCGTCCTTTTACTCAAGAATATCGCCTCAACAGCGGCAAATCAATCGTCGTTCTCGGTGAAGGACGCTTAATCAACCTCGCTGCTGCGGAAGGACACCCCAGTGCAGTGATGGATATGAGCTTTGCCAACCAAGCTTTAGCGGCTGAATATTTAGTAAAAAATAAAGGTAAGCTGCAAGCTGGTTTACACTCAATTCCCACCGAAGTCGATAAAAATATTGCTTTGTTGAAATTGCAAGCGATGGGAATTGAAATTGATACCCTGACCGCAGATCAAGATGAGTACATCAACTCTTGGACTTCTGGAACTTAA
- a CDS encoding mechanosensitive ion channel family protein, which translates to MVVTNFDLPKATAQIPFLPDLQSPELGISDTEKTIVNDSIYLDGRRLFQIADTRANLPQRLENIQQAVDTISQNYFQTPDAKLKVQIDHAANGSPIIRVNGNYLMTVTQEDANIRQQDPESLAEELKQLLLQKLPQAKQERKTEFLIYQGKIAAAAALGMIVISWGMYRWQCRSRKISVQPTPPVSPATKPITVQLNRQQNRHIQEAKRRLFQLAQAMIWGGGTFFILGLFPYTRSLQIAILRAAKIPLQVGLVLLLTYVAVRLTYALTDRFASALINSSTLLTQETTERLQLRVSTISGVTKSIATFALLIVATLLTLTVLGIDVIPLLAGASLVGVALSLASQSLIKDAINGFLIILEDQYALGDVITVGQVGGLVENLNLRMTQVRDSEGRLITIPNSEIKIVANLSSRWSRADLNIPIGYQTNIDKALKLIEDVALKMDLDPIWQEQIIETPKVLGVDNFGDRGLIVRVWIKTQPLKQWDVAREFRRRLKIAFDKAGVSIPLPQQAIWVNDAELLKSDFDGKMN; encoded by the coding sequence ATGGTTGTCACTAATTTTGACTTACCAAAAGCTACGGCGCAGATACCGTTTTTACCCGATCTGCAATCACCCGAATTAGGAATTTCTGACACAGAAAAAACAATTGTCAATGACTCAATTTATTTGGATGGTCGGCGTTTATTTCAAATAGCGGACACAAGAGCAAATCTTCCACAGCGTTTAGAAAATATCCAACAAGCTGTAGATACAATTAGCCAAAACTACTTTCAAACGCCTGATGCGAAGCTGAAAGTGCAGATAGACCACGCTGCAAACGGTTCACCGATTATTCGCGTCAATGGCAATTATCTGATGACGGTAACACAAGAGGATGCCAACATCAGGCAACAAGACCCGGAAAGTTTGGCTGAAGAACTTAAGCAATTATTGCTGCAAAAATTACCACAGGCGAAACAAGAGCGAAAAACTGAGTTTTTAATCTACCAAGGTAAAATTGCTGCCGCAGCCGCACTGGGGATGATTGTCATCAGTTGGGGGATGTATAGGTGGCAATGCCGGTCTAGAAAAATTTCAGTACAGCCAACTCCCCCAGTTTCACCTGCGACCAAACCGATTACGGTACAGCTGAATCGACAGCAAAATCGACATATTCAAGAAGCAAAGCGGCGACTGTTTCAGCTAGCGCAAGCAATGATTTGGGGAGGTGGCACTTTTTTCATCCTCGGTCTATTTCCCTACACGCGATCGCTTCAAATCGCAATCCTCAGAGCGGCGAAGATTCCTTTGCAAGTGGGTCTTGTGCTGCTGTTAACTTATGTGGCAGTGCGTCTTACCTATGCTTTAACTGACCGCTTCGCCTCTGCTTTAATCAACAGTAGTACTTTACTGACTCAGGAAACCACGGAACGGCTACAGTTACGAGTTTCTACCATTTCCGGTGTGACTAAAAGTATTGCTACCTTTGCTTTGCTCATAGTTGCTACTTTATTAACCCTGACAGTATTGGGAATAGATGTTATTCCCTTGCTTGCTGGTGCCAGTTTAGTTGGTGTGGCACTGTCTTTAGCTTCCCAAAGTTTAATTAAAGACGCAATTAACGGCTTTTTGATTATCCTGGAAGACCAGTACGCCTTAGGCGATGTTATCACCGTGGGGCAAGTAGGCGGTTTAGTAGAAAACCTGAATCTGCGGATGACTCAGGTACGAGATTCAGAAGGACGCTTAATTACGATTCCCAATAGCGAAATTAAAATTGTTGCCAATCTTTCTAGTCGGTGGTCACGCGCAGACTTAAATATCCCCATTGGCTATCAAACCAATATTGACAAGGCTTTGAAATTGATTGAAGATGTTGCCCTAAAGATGGATCTAGATCCGATATGGCAAGAGCAAATTATAGAAACGCCGAAAGTTCTGGGAGTAGATAATTTTGGCGATCGCGGTTTGATAGTTCGTGTATGGATTAAGACACAGCCCCTCAAGCAATGGGATGTAGCGCGAGAATTTCGCCGTCGTTTGAAAATCGCCTTTGACAAAGCGGGAGTTTCTATTCCTTTGCCTCAACAAGCGATTTGGGTCAATGATGCTGAATTACTTAAATCTGACTTTGATGGCAAGATGAATTAG
- a CDS encoding glycosyltransferase family 4 protein: MKILFLDQSGKPGGAELCLIDIAKPYSDRCLVGLFADGSFKNLLIQNKIPVQVLATQAIQVRKESSLAQGLGSLGQLAPIITKVVKIAREYDLIYANTQKALVVGAIASFLSRRPLVYHLHDILSEEHFSKTNRRIAVTCANRFASLVIANSQASKTAFVKAGGRTEITEIVYNGFDSKNYLISESDVKQLRQELGLEGQFVVGHFSRLAPWKGQHILIEALAKCPQEVTVLLVGDALFGEQDYVESLHTQVKKMGLEKRVKFLGFSSDIPQLMSACDLVAHTSISPEPFGRVIVEAMLCGTPVVAAEEGGAIELVEHDINGFLATPGKPQELAQIITACLQEPEKTAAIANNARITASQRFDVTIINQQIAELLERYFECK; this comes from the coding sequence ATGAAAATTCTCTTTTTAGACCAAAGTGGTAAACCGGGTGGCGCAGAATTGTGCTTAATAGACATTGCAAAACCTTATAGCGATCGCTGTCTGGTAGGCTTATTTGCAGATGGTTCATTCAAAAATTTACTTATTCAGAATAAAATTCCCGTGCAAGTTTTGGCAACTCAAGCAATACAAGTTCGCAAAGAAAGCAGCTTGGCACAAGGTTTAGGTAGTTTAGGACAACTTGCACCAATAATTACTAAAGTAGTTAAAATTGCGCGTGAATACGATCTAATTTATGCGAATACACAAAAAGCCTTAGTTGTTGGTGCGATCGCTAGTTTTCTCAGCCGTCGTCCTTTGGTCTATCATTTGCATGATATTCTTTCAGAGGAGCATTTTAGCAAAACTAACCGTCGCATTGCTGTGACTTGTGCGAATCGCTTTGCATCATTAGTAATTGCCAATTCTCAAGCGAGTAAAACAGCTTTTGTCAAAGCAGGTGGACGCACAGAGATTACGGAAATTGTTTACAACGGCTTTGACTCGAAAAATTATCTAATTTCCGAGTCTGATGTCAAGCAATTACGACAAGAATTAGGTTTAGAAGGACAATTCGTAGTCGGACATTTTAGCCGTCTTGCACCTTGGAAAGGACAGCATATTTTAATTGAAGCGCTTGCTAAATGTCCGCAAGAAGTAACAGTACTTTTAGTTGGTGATGCACTATTTGGTGAACAAGATTATGTTGAGAGTTTACACACTCAAGTGAAAAAAATGGGACTAGAAAAACGAGTCAAATTTTTAGGATTTAGTTCAGATATTCCACAATTAATGTCAGCTTGTGACTTGGTAGCGCATACCTCTATTTCTCCAGAACCTTTTGGTAGAGTGATTGTTGAAGCGATGCTATGTGGAACACCTGTAGTTGCAGCCGAAGAAGGTGGTGCTATTGAATTAGTAGAACACGATATCAATGGTTTTTTAGCGACACCAGGAAAACCCCAAGAACTTGCACAAATAATTACCGCTTGTCTTCAAGAACCAGAAAAGACAGCGGCTATAGCTAATAATGCGCGAATTACTGCAAGTCAGCGGTTTGATGTGACAATTATTAATCAGCAAATTGCGGAACTACTTGAGCGTTATTTTGAATGTAAATAA
- a CDS encoding glycosyltransferase family 4 protein — translation MLSDKKDYKNVTAYILSLGIGWFPKTPGGLERYIYELTKQLAANEDKVELCGVGLPEAEENLPIKLTNLASPDSPIWQRLWSIRTNFQKTRVGTPDAINLHFALYSYPILNLLPKEVPITFNFHGPWASESHEEGVNKVTAFLKHWLIEKRVYDRSDRFIVLSKAFGNILHQQYQVPSDKINVIPGGVDINRFQANLSPKQARSKLNWPQDRPVIFTSRRLVNRVGLDKLLMAIATIKPTIPDVWLAIGGRGPLEAALKEQATELGLDDHVQFLGFLSDDELPIAYQAADLSVMPSQSFEGFGLAIVESLACGTPVVCTPVGGMPEILEPFSPHLITDSIEVSAIAEKLEEVLLRKLPTPSREDCREYAVTQFDWQKIATQVRSILLA, via the coding sequence ATGTTAAGTGATAAAAAAGACTATAAAAATGTAACAGCATATATTCTCAGCCTAGGAATAGGTTGGTTTCCTAAAACACCTGGAGGTTTAGAGAGGTATATTTATGAACTGACTAAACAGTTAGCAGCAAATGAAGACAAGGTGGAATTATGTGGTGTCGGGTTACCAGAAGCTGAAGAAAATTTGCCGATAAAGTTGACTAACCTAGCTTCTCCAGATAGTCCAATTTGGCAACGTCTGTGGTCTATTCGCACTAACTTTCAAAAAACTAGAGTAGGCACACCAGATGCAATTAATTTACATTTTGCATTGTATAGCTATCCGATTTTGAATCTTTTGCCAAAAGAAGTGCCAATTACTTTTAACTTTCATGGACCTTGGGCATCTGAAAGTCACGAGGAAGGAGTTAATAAAGTAACCGCTTTTCTCAAGCACTGGCTGATAGAAAAAAGAGTTTACGATCGCAGCGATCGCTTCATCGTTCTCAGCAAAGCATTTGGCAATATCTTACATCAACAATATCAAGTACCAAGTGATAAAATTAACGTAATTCCTGGTGGAGTTGATATTAATCGGTTTCAAGCAAATCTATCACCTAAACAGGCTCGCAGCAAGTTAAATTGGCCTCAAGATCGTCCAGTAATATTTACATCCCGTCGGTTAGTAAATCGCGTTGGACTTGATAAATTGTTGATGGCGATCGCTACAATAAAACCGACAATTCCTGACGTTTGGTTGGCAATTGGTGGTCGTGGACCATTAGAAGCTGCACTAAAAGAACAAGCCACAGAATTGGGACTGGACGACCACGTTCAATTTTTAGGCTTTTTATCTGATGACGAATTACCAATAGCTTATCAAGCTGCCGATTTGAGTGTAATGCCCAGTCAATCTTTTGAAGGATTTGGATTAGCGATAGTTGAATCTTTAGCTTGTGGTACTCCGGTTGTGTGTACTCCGGTTGGGGGAATGCCAGAAATTTTAGAACCATTTTCACCACATTTAATTACTGACTCAATCGAAGTTTCAGCTATTGCTGAAAAATTAGAAGAAGTATTACTAAGAAAATTACCAACACCTTCACGAGAAGACTGTCGCGAATACGCTGTTACACAGTTCGACTGGCAGAAAATTGCAACTCAGGTGCGCTCCATTCTTTTAGCCTAA
- a CDS encoding HD family phosphohydrolase: MKTQPFFQSMTEKLTHWQRRYKTLRHKRHLLGVRGVINDFLLSLSQRSDSGDRQKLRTSRSMAAYKTNRGICVSRLGYIHRRTPVIFAIALVSLTGVMGHKLYNTTKLKAGTIAPQTMKAPYSANIEDKKKTEQERSYATKSSLSVLMVDAQVNEKIRQDLQQFLDTGNEIRATAGYFPFFDTLVLPVSTQRYLRSCSNSEWQTLLKAVTNTNVQPNFAKTQKQSSKIAVIKTAVQKQKNTMSIQSVGGKLDNISQKPDFAQAVAELEIYRLTTSQQNLSSLTAQISQARQAYAQANAKLLQLNGVKEKIVYNYTFILNLSDEDWGKTETGIQQSAERILAQGISPGLPPNILQDAVRLQVQTSVPQEAEPLATKLLLIVLKPNLKKDEELSKQSGAQAAAGVKPVMVSMRQGEVIVKKGETITAWDFEVLEHYHLVRREINWLGLTKLGGFVSASIGIFALVERRIKTKMRQRDRLLILLLTISVPGVLIGTPYTTWSAIGLLLGSFYGANLGITVIGLLALQLPFSLEISRTVLWSGAAGGILGSCIAKRLRSREELALLSVGVALTQGGVYLIFKLLLGAAFGSGWYIVLTEAGFFALSGLVWSVVALGLSPYLEKLFDLVTPIRLAELANPNRSLLKQLATKTPGTFQHTLFVATLAEAAAKHLKCNVELVRAGTLYHDIGKMHDPLGFIENQMGGPNKHDTEINDPWKSAKIIKKHVSEGLAMARKHTLPTAIQAFIPEHQGTMLIAYFYHQAQEMAKENPNLTVNEADFRYDGPIPQSRETAIVMLADSCEAALRSLKDRSPEQALAMVNNILRARWQDNQLLDSGLTREEMSQIAEIFVEVWQQFHHKRIAYPKFKPCN, encoded by the coding sequence GGCAACGACGTTACAAGACGCTACGCCATAAACGACACTTGCTTGGGGTAAGAGGTGTCATCAATGATTTTCTGCTCTCATTATCCCAAAGAAGCGATTCAGGCGATCGGCAAAAACTAAGAACTTCCAGATCGATGGCGGCGTATAAAACTAACAGAGGCATTTGTGTAAGCAGATTGGGCTATATTCACCGACGCACCCCGGTTATTTTTGCGATCGCATTAGTGTCCCTCACAGGCGTAATGGGACATAAATTATACAACACAACAAAGCTCAAAGCAGGGACTATCGCGCCACAAACGATGAAAGCTCCCTACTCAGCTAATATCGAAGATAAGAAAAAAACCGAGCAAGAGCGCTCATACGCTACTAAAAGTTCTTTATCAGTGTTAATGGTTGATGCACAAGTTAACGAAAAAATTCGTCAAGATTTGCAACAATTTTTGGATACGGGTAACGAAATTCGTGCAACTGCCGGGTATTTTCCTTTTTTTGACACTTTAGTTTTACCTGTTTCTACCCAGCGTTATCTGCGGTCTTGTTCTAATTCTGAATGGCAAACGCTGCTAAAAGCCGTAACGAATACGAACGTGCAGCCCAACTTCGCAAAGACTCAAAAGCAAAGTAGTAAAATTGCCGTAATTAAAACGGCGGTGCAAAAGCAAAAAAATACAATGTCCATACAGAGTGTCGGCGGAAAACTTGATAATATTTCCCAAAAACCTGACTTTGCTCAAGCAGTGGCAGAATTAGAAATTTATCGTTTGACGACTTCACAGCAAAACTTGTCCTCACTCACCGCTCAAATCTCCCAAGCCCGCCAAGCATACGCTCAGGCAAACGCCAAATTGTTACAGCTTAACGGTGTCAAAGAGAAAATAGTATATAATTACACTTTTATTTTGAACTTGTCAGATGAGGACTGGGGAAAAACAGAAACGGGAATTCAACAAAGTGCAGAGCGGATTCTCGCCCAAGGTATCTCACCAGGACTGCCGCCAAATATCTTACAAGATGCCGTGAGGCTACAAGTGCAGACATCAGTACCACAAGAAGCCGAGCCTTTAGCAACGAAACTTTTGCTGATTGTACTCAAACCGAATCTGAAGAAAGATGAAGAACTAAGCAAACAAAGTGGCGCACAAGCTGCTGCTGGTGTCAAACCTGTGATGGTGTCGATGCGGCAAGGTGAGGTAATTGTCAAAAAAGGAGAGACGATTACTGCTTGGGACTTTGAGGTGCTAGAGCATTATCATTTAGTACGGCGGGAGATTAACTGGCTGGGTTTGACGAAGCTGGGAGGGTTTGTTAGCGCATCTATTGGCATTTTTGCTTTGGTGGAACGGCGAATTAAAACAAAAATGCGGCAACGCGATCGCCTGTTAATATTGTTGCTGACTATCAGTGTGCCAGGAGTGCTAATAGGTACACCCTATACCACCTGGAGCGCCATTGGTTTATTGTTGGGTAGCTTCTACGGAGCTAATTTAGGCATCACAGTTATCGGATTGCTGGCTTTACAGTTACCATTTAGCCTGGAAATTAGTAGGACTGTGCTTTGGAGTGGTGCTGCTGGGGGAATACTTGGTAGTTGTATTGCCAAACGTTTGCGATCGCGTGAGGAACTTGCACTTCTTAGCGTTGGTGTTGCCTTAACTCAAGGTGGCGTTTATCTGATATTCAAGCTCTTACTCGGTGCTGCATTTGGTTCTGGCTGGTACATCGTACTAACAGAAGCTGGGTTCTTTGCTTTATCCGGCTTAGTTTGGAGTGTTGTTGCCTTGGGCTTGAGTCCTTATTTAGAAAAACTCTTTGATTTAGTCACCCCGATTCGTTTAGCAGAACTGGCGAATCCGAACCGTTCTTTATTAAAACAACTCGCTACTAAAACTCCTGGGACTTTTCAGCATACTTTGTTTGTGGCTACTCTTGCCGAAGCTGCTGCCAAACACCTCAAATGCAATGTTGAATTGGTGAGAGCCGGAACACTATACCATGATATTGGGAAAATGCATGACCCTCTGGGATTTATTGAAAATCAAATGGGGGGACCAAATAAACACGATACGGAAATTAACGATCCTTGGAAAAGTGCGAAAATTATCAAAAAGCACGTCAGTGAAGGATTGGCGATGGCGCGAAAACACACTTTGCCTACAGCGATTCAAGCTTTTATTCCCGAACATCAGGGAACAATGCTAATCGCTTATTTTTATCATCAAGCGCAGGAAATGGCAAAAGAAAATCCAAATTTAACAGTAAACGAAGCGGATTTTCGCTACGATGGACCGATTCCCCAGTCGCGGGAAACAGCAATTGTAATGTTAGCAGACTCTTGCGAAGCGGCGCTGCGATCGCTTAAAGATCGAAGCCCAGAACAAGCTTTAGCAATGGTTAACAACATTCTCCGTGCGAGATGGCAAGATAATCAACTGCTAGATTCAGGTTTAACACGAGAGGAAATGTCACAAATTGCCGAAATTTTTGTAGAAGTTTGGCAGCAATTTCATCATAAACGCATTGCTTATCCTAAGTTCAAGCCTTGCAATTAA